Genomic window (Rathayibacter sp. VKM Ac-2760):
CGCCGCAGGCGGCGTATCGAGACCCACCGCCCCGCTGGCGGCTCAGCCGTCCGTGAGTCGGCGGACGACCGCGTCGGCCAGCAGGCGCCCGCGCAGCGTCAGCACGAGGCGCCCGCCCAGGGCCGCGCGTCCGTCGACGAGTCCGTCGGCGATCAGCCCGGCGACCTCGCGGCGGCGCTCCGGGTCGATCGCGTCGATCGGCAGCCCGTCGGCCAGGCGGGAGCGCAGCAGCACGTCCTCCACGCGGCGCGTCGCGTCGTCGAGCGTCTCCCGCCCCGCCGCGGGCGAGGATCCGGAGTGCAGCCGCTCGGCGTAGGCCGCCGGATGCTTCACGTTCCACCAGCGCACCCCGCCGACGTGACTGTGCGCGCCGGGGCCCACGCCCCACCAGTCGTGCCCGAGCCAGTAGGACAGGTTGTGCCGCGACCGGTGCGCGTCGTCCCGCGCCCAGTTGCTGACCTCGTACCAGGAGTAGCCGGCCGCGGCGAGCCGCGCGTCCGCCAGCTCGTACATGTCCGCCGTGAGGTCGTCGTCCGGCGTGGCGACCTCGCCCCGGCGGATCTGCCGGGCCAGCTTGGTGCCGTCCTCGACGATCAGCGCGTACGCCGAGAGGTGGTCCGGCCGGTTGGCCAGCGCCGAGTCGAGCGAGCGCTCCCAGTCGGCCAGCGACTCCCCCGGCGTGCCGTAGATCAGGTCGAGGCTGACCTGCAGCCCCGCCTCGCGCGCCCACTCCACCACGAGCGGGACCCGCTCCGGATCGTGGGTGCGCTCGAGCGTCGCGAGCACGTGCGGCACGGCCGACTGCATCCCGAAGCTGACGCGGGTGAAGCCGGCGTCGGCCAGCTCGCGGAGGTAGGCGGCGTCGACCGAGTCGGGGTTCGCCTCCGTCGTGATCTCGGCGCCGTCGGCGACCCCGAAGTGACGCCGGAGCCCGTCGAGCATCCGCACCAGATCGCGGGCCGGCAGCAGCGTCGGAGTGCCGCCGCCGAAGAACACGGTCGCGGCGGGGCGGCGCGGCAGACCCGCGGCCGCGAGCACGCCCTCGCCGAGGGCCATCTCGACGATCGCCTCGTCCGCGTAGTCCTGCTGCTTCGCCCCGCGCAGCTCGGTGGCGGTGTAGGTGTTGAAGTCGCAGTAGCCGCAGCGCACCCGGCAGAACGGCACGTGCACGTAGAGCCCGAGGTCGCGGGCCTGCACGCCGTCGGCGACGGAGGCGGGCAGATGCCCGTCGAGCGGGGCCGGGTCGGCGAGCGGGAGGGCGCTGCCCACGTCAGCTGAGGCGCGCCGGC
Coding sequences:
- the hemW gene encoding radical SAM family heme chaperone HemW, translated to MGSALPLADPAPLDGHLPASVADGVQARDLGLYVHVPFCRVRCGYCDFNTYTATELRGAKQQDYADEAIVEMALGEGVLAAAGLPRRPAATVFFGGGTPTLLPARDLVRMLDGLRRHFGVADGAEITTEANPDSVDAAYLRELADAGFTRVSFGMQSAVPHVLATLERTHDPERVPLVVEWAREAGLQVSLDLIYGTPGESLADWERSLDSALANRPDHLSAYALIVEDGTKLARQIRRGEVATPDDDLTADMYELADARLAAAGYSWYEVSNWARDDAHRSRHNLSYWLGHDWWGVGPGAHSHVGGVRWWNVKHPAAYAERLHSGSSPAAGRETLDDATRRVEDVLLRSRLADGLPIDAIDPERRREVAGLIADGLVDGRAALGGRLVLTLRGRLLADAVVRRLTDG